The Cryptomeria japonica chromosome 2, Sugi_1.0, whole genome shotgun sequence region tttggttgcaaattgtttTGAAGGGGACTTTTTATTGTAGGAACCCTAGGCAAATATTTCTGATTAACTTGGAAGGGCAATTAAAAGCAGTACTACTGCCTCATCCCCCCTACCTTTGCACTTGGAGTCTTAGATTCCTACCTTTGAACTTGGAGTCTTGGTCTACCCCCATAGGCTTTGTCTCTCGTCGACTCTCTTCATCACTCATGTTGTGAGAGTTAGTACTCATAGTGACTACAAGAAATTGAATTTATGGCTGCCATACATATGCCATAATGTCATTAAATTACATACtggctttttttttgtttttattactTTAGGTTGCATGAAGTGTAGAAATAAAGAATACAAAAAATAGGTATTTGTGTTCTTCAACCTTTGTCATAAAAGGATTCCACTTTTGTTTTTCTTAAGGTCACACAAAGTGTAGTAGAAGATACGCAAAAGATGAGATCCTAATTTGATTAAtattaatttacaaacaaaaaaacCTTAATCAGctatttaatggtttatgtaagtttgtaaataaatattttaaaacaaaataatttcaatttaataaataaattaaaaacataaaatactgCTGTTATAAATGTAAAGTTAATGCTTAAAGTCCTAAATGCTGTTTTTAGGGTTTGTGTAACAGCAGTTCAACAAACCTAAAAACTATATTTTATGACTACATACGATTCTATATTTTATTGTATACTTgaattgaaaacaaaataaaaaactatCACATAATCATTGATTTTAGATTTATCCGTTCAGAAACTGAATAATTCAAATAAAATCCCAAGAGATGAAGGGCCATTGTTTACCTTGAAAGATTGATGGCTTTTGACTTGAGCAATGTGTTGAAACTTGAACACTTGGTACTTGCTCTTGCTCCTGCCAATTTTCTCTGTTTTGTTTGCTCTCACTTTGCTATCTGCTATGCAACTTGCAACCTTGCACAATGTTTCCAAGCTTTGATTGTGATTTGGAGTGAGTGTGAGGTGTATTTATAGTCTTTTTAGAGTGCTTAGGGTGTGGGTGGTGCCCATAAacttttagggttagggttgggggcACAAACACCAATAAAATTGTAtgagttttttaattttaaatttctttccaGAGAGGTGGTTGACAGAGAGGCCTGGGAGTTTCCTTGAAGCGTTAGGGACATACGGAAGCCACTCCATCGTCCTCGATAGGGATTGACATCTCATAGACATCCCCTCTTTGAGGGAGATGTTTCCTTCTGGTGGTGGTAGTGGAGGGATAGTGGTGGGAGGTTTTGCATCCATCCCCAAATCCTGGAGATGGCCTTGTCTCTAGGAAAAACAAATTTGAGGGGGTATGCATCCTTGTGGAACATTACTTCAAATGGAAGTTTGATAAATTCTTCCAAGAGCTCCTCATTTGCCACACCTTTCTCTTTTCCTATGCCAAATTTCTTGGCTAGATATCTTACCAAATTACCTATTGAGGTTTGTTCATGTACTATCTTTATTTGCTCCTTTTGCATTAGCTCTTGCTGTTGGCTCAACCATTGTTGGTTTTACACTACGCCTCATGTGGTTCTTCAATGTGtttacatatgcattcatcttCTCCATGTGCGCTTCTTGTGCTCTTGTGACTTTCATACACACACTTTATCCACAAACCCACAAGATTGAAATCGCTTTGATACCAAGATTGATCTATAAACTTTTACTTTGGAATTTACTAACCAAGAATCAACATGTTATGTTACTTGCAATTTCAGATGATAGTTGCTAAATAAATGAGAGAGGGAATTGTTGAACAAGCAGAAAATAAACATGGTAATCATAAGAAAAAAGTAAAAGCACAAGATTCTATCTTAGATACTCTTCACAGAAAAGCTAGATTGATTAGTAGTTGGAATTACTGACTACCTCTATTAAACAAATAAATTACCAATACAGTTGTATGCTTGGACATCAGCTGCTCCTTTCTCCAATAATGGCTAGACCACTATCTCAGCCTTTCAAAAGCAACCATGAACAGCTAGAACCACCTATTCTTGCTCATTCAATATCTTTCATTCCTCCCCTGCCTTTTAACAAGTACGACCAATACAAGCACATATTTATAGAAACTTATGCACAGTAGAGTTTCCCTTGGTACAAGAAAAATTTCTACAATCACAGGTAGCTAAAATGGTACCTGCTCAGCTTGGGTTTCAAGGATTGAGGCATGTACTGTTGGGGGACATTACCACACCCGCTGTACAGTCCTGGACACTGATGCATCCACTGTTTGGTATCTGTTGAATTATTCTGGATCCAACTTAATGCTCACAAAAATGCCATGACTATTCCATtacatttataattatttatttggaTAAAAAAGTATGCTAATTTTGGAAATAATGTTACAGATTAGAGGTCTTGGCATTTAAGACGGACCTAATGAGAATTGATACCTGTCTTTTCAATATCAGCTGTGTGATTCTTCAGTGATTTTGATCTATTACAGCATTGCATCCACTTTGAGCTTGGAATATTTATGGGGCCTGAAATCGTGATCTTTCATGGCATTGACTAAAGATTCAGCTTGGGAAGTTTATGTGGCCTCAGTAATATTTATCTTCTACAACATTGAATGTATGCTGTACACAGAAAATTCCGCAGCTAAAATCTTTATCAGCTGTGTGAAAATCTTTCATAAGTATGATCTATTACAGCTTTGCATCCACATTGATCTTGGGAAATTTATGGGGCCTGAAATTATGATCTTTCATGGCATTGGCTAAAGATTCAGCTTGGGAAATTTATGTGGCCTCAGTAAGATTTATCTCTACTTTGCTGTAAAATCTTTCAAGGATCAGGTCATCACCTCTCCATTTGCATTGAAATCCATTCTCAAGTAGGCAGGCTACTGTAAGTTTTGAATACCGTACAATATCTCCAGAATATCAAAATCTTCAACATTTTGAAGACACTCATTTTGGAAGATGAaatgcatgttttttcatctataCTTTATTAAATTATTGATGTGTTTTTCAAATCAGTTAATCATAATTATGATAGAAACTGGAAACCATTTCCTATCCTCAAACTTGGAGTGAACTGAAAATGACTAGCACCCTTTTGATGTTCTAAGCCTTTGGTTTTCTATGTTCATCAAGTATTAGAATTTGAACGCTTGGTTATTATTGCTTATTTCATGTAGTTACTCTTACGTCAACTTCACAGATCCAGGTTGCTTTTTCTTTATCCTAAAAGAGTAAATACAAAAAGATAGAGAATAAATTTTTCCCCTAATTAATTGTATTTGTTAGTCTTTTTTATAACACAAACACCATCCATTGTCTTTGAAGAGGAATCTCTGTTTATCTGTTTTCCTTTTAGAGGTAGGTTGGTTTTTCCCCAAGAATATAGTCTCTGTTCTCTGTATATTCTTTTATGTTGTCCTCTTAACTATTAAGAAAGTTCCCCTTTGAAGTGGGAGGACTTTCATAGCTCAATTATCAGTTCCATTTCCATAGTCTATTTTGCAGGCAGATATTATGGTGTCTCTGTATGTAATTAGATAATCATgctatgaatatatatttttttgatacaATTGTTTGACTAATGGTTGCTGGATACTTTTATTTGTTTGCAAAATCAATCATTTAACACCTTGAACAGAGTTTTATGTCGAGAGGAGATTCAGTCCTATCCATTTCTTACAAtgatatgctttcatgttttgttAAGTAAATTTGAGCTACGTAATTGTAAATGATAATATGCATCATAGTTGATTTATCAAACTCATCATTTAGGTTTACTGATTTTGTTTGTTGTCCTTGAATCTGTAGGTTCTTGACACTTGTGGTTTGGTTATTTTCCGAGTTAATATAGTGATGGTCATACTATTATTATATACTTTATATTTTTAAGAATCCAGAATGGCGATTACTGAGTTATCATATGTAGAAATGAGTttgtcagaggtatacatgaaatCATGTTTGTGTATTTAACTTTTTTTAAAATCTGGAAAATGCAAATTTTCCACAACTACagctttgatttttttttgcctGAACTGGTAAGCGGTGATTGAAATCTGTATTTACATCCAAAATTTGGTAACTGCAATAGGAGGGTTATAAATAGAATAGTGAACTCAAGGAACCTATAAAAGAGCGCAAAATGTTTCACTGAAGAAATCACCGTCACTAGATAAAATTCAAAAGAATCAAAACCATTAAGAGTCTCCAAAATGCTGACTACAATAGGCAGCTTAAGAGATTGTATGATCTGTTCAATCTGAGAAAGGAAGAAGAGtcttttcaattttgcagtctaaCAAAGGTAATTTCTGATGCAGGTATTGTCTAACACATACAGCCTGGATGCCAATCTCTGTCTCTTGCGGCTGTACCAGGTTTGCTATTCCTGTTAATTTTCTTTGTGTTGTttcctatcaatattttggagTCTTTTTGACCACCATACAATTTCTACACTGCACATAGCTTACAAGCATTTCATATCTCGTGTTTTATATATTTCTAGCATAGGTTTATTGAGTTCTTATTATCAATTATGGGCGTGTTTCTACTATCTGTGCTTCGTAAAATGAACTAAGTTGCAGTTGAGCTTTTGTCAAATGGCAGTGGCTGATTGTGAAGTGTCTTTTTTTTTgaacatgttaaaagatttaattttccttcagaaagttataggGCTTTTTTTAAGTATTGTATTCTGTCAATGTTTTGAAGTCATATTTATGTGTCTCTGCATATGTAATGTGGACTGACTCATTCTTTCTCTTCACACTGTTTTGCATGCAGTTTGAACCAGCAAGGCTGAGTATACAAATTGTTGCACGGATTTTGGTCAAGGTTCTTTTCTATCTTGTTTGTAGCGTTCACTTGGTGGTTCTTATGTAACTATTTGTATAATGGTTATGGTATGCAATATGCACAGATTTGTTCATTTAGATTTATGTTTAGCtatatttaaattcaattttaaatttctaatttttccaaaataggaaaatattacaAATTTGTAGAAAAGTACTGAAGGGACAAATCTTATTTAGTTTTTAGTTACCGTTTGTGTTTAGCTGTTTCTTTAGATTCAAGTCTAAACATAAAAATTATCTAAGATACGAAAATATCATAGATTTATAGTAAGTTTTATAGGAGTAATTTCTCTGATATAGACAACATTATTATAGTGGACAAAAGTTTTAGGATTAAGTAGCCCACTCAGATGGGGGGTACAGTAGTTTGCTGATTTGTATTAGCCTGGGTTTGATATCGACTAGTTATATTTGTGCAAAAACTATATGGAATATAAAAAATAGCCATAATATGCACAAAATATTCATTAACCACAAAATACAACTTATAATTTCATATTTGATAAGTATAACTCAATGCAAAATGTTAAATGACAAATTAAAACAGTTATATTCAATGCTGTCTGGATCCCTGAATTGACTGGGGAGTGGGACTGGACATGGACTTGGTCTCGGTACAGGGCTCTGGGGAGCAGAACCCTGCTTCATGATTGTAGATGTGTAGGAATAGCAAGATAACAATGTCCGAACACTAATCAAAATTGCAGCCTTGGGCAATGAGTAGCAATGGGGTTTTGGGTGAGTAGCAATGAGGGTTAAGAAGAATTATTTTGTTTGGTGTTTAGGTTGTTAGTGTAGTTGCTTTTAGAGTTGGGATAAATTACtatgtatttttagtttttttcatTACAAATTAATTTTTAAACAAATCTGGTGGGCTGTGGGATCCTGGGTTCAGCTGGGGCACAATGTGCCCTGATTGGAATTGCCCTGGGTCTGTCTAGGTTCATGGACCAGCTCAGGATTGGGGCCCAGTCTAGATATGGGACCCTGGACAGCAGAAGCTGGATTCAAATATGAAGCTTTTAAATGTTATCTTACAGATGAACATCTTTTATTAAGACACAGAAGTCAAGCTATGTAAGGAAATCACAAGGAATTTATAGATGAGTTAATATAATTTTGTCTATATTGCAATCTGAATAACAAGGATTAGCTCCTTCTGATTTTATGTTAGTATTTTTATTCTGTTGCATGTGCTCCAGTTTTGGATCCAGTGTTTTGCCATCTCAATGGAAGTGTATTTGTATATGCtatgtaatatatattatattcTGTCACAGTATGCTTTGCTGTTGGCCacttattttttgggttttaaaccTATATTATCAAATCAGCAGAAAAAAGTGTATTTGTATATGCTATGTAATATATTGTCATAGTATGCTTTGCTGTAGGCCACTAGTTTTTTGTGTTTTAAACCTATGTTACCAAATCAGCAGAAAAATCCTGTGTACCTGGTTCTGATTTGTTTGGAAATTGGATTCGGGTACAAACAGTGTTCCATGGAGTTTCCTGACTAGGGGACAGGGGGATGGGTTTTGGGGACGGCGAGGGTACGGTGGGGGGACGGCAGCGGAGTGGTGGTGGAGGGGGGTAGGGGTTGCTGATATAAAAAatagaggtgaattgaaatcttcaaggcaaaatctgcaaACATATCTGTGAGTGCCCCAAGAAGGCCAACTAGTTTTCACGAATTTAAAGGTTGCAATCAATATGTAACGGCATGTGACATATAGCAAGTGACCCAGCAGCGTCCCTGCCAGAAGTGGCGGAAGTGGTGGTGCTGTGGGGGACGTTTCCCCCAAGTCTTGGAAACGTCCCCCTACAGGAGACAGTTTATTTTGGGCGGGGGGACACATTTCCGTGGAACACTGGGTACGAAAGACCTATTAAATTAGGCAGGAGGTGTTTTTCTGTAGATAGAACTGTTTGGAGTTGTCAATGCGCATACCTGGGTGATTCCTGTTTGGATGAGGCATTTTCAGAGCATTTCTGCAGTGATTGCAGTGATGGGAAATTTGGACACATTTCATTTTTTGACTTTATGACTATAAAACATGTGCATGAAGCCTTAAACAATGGTCATTTAATGTTTTCAATGTGTGTATGACAAGTCAGCTAACAGCAAACAGCAAAGGAGTTGCAGCAAACAGAGAAATTTTGTGCTCAAACTATACCTATATTTTAGGGATGGCCCAATTTTCATGGAAAAGGTAGTATTCTCCCAAAGAGAACAACCATGGGGAGCTGTGGTCCATGATCCATTGTGTATGATTGGTAGGGGGGCTAGCTTGAACCCAATCGGTATCATGGCATCTGGTAATTTATATGCTGCTGAATCCAGCTGACAGTCATCAATCCTGTTCAATTGACCGCAACTGGGTGTGATAACAACTTAAGGGGATAATTTCCCTTCCTGTAGGGGGGCTATTTTATGGCAaaaaagtgaaatgaaatcctaaaTCATTGAATGCTATATAGTAGGGCTGCTGACTCATTCTCGATTCAGTATTATTACATGCATTCTGTTTTCAAAACTGATTCAGTGTGATTTTATTTTACTGTAACAAAATGGATAGCTTTAACTTTATTAACAAAACTAAGataaaaaatctaatttttaataTTATGGAATAAGACTTTTATTAAGGTAACTTTATTAACAAAAGTAAgatatcaaatttaatttttaatatgatGGTTTAaggcttaattatatttaataaatactatggtaaaaaataaaattaatatagtaTACCTTTTATAACCATATCGTATTCTATTGAATTATTAATATAGTATAACTTTTAGGGTGCAAATATGTATATGTTAtgattttatatgtatttttgtaTGGATATAACCAGCCAATATTTTTTTTGTGGCATACTGGCATACCATCTCCACATACCCATGCTCATATCTGATTCTGATTCGGCAGCttagtatttaaatttaaatcattAGGTTTGTAAATATTGATAGGCTTTGCTTTTTAAATGTTGAAGCAATTCGTTCTCCTGGCCATACTTAAAAGGAACACACATCTCAGAATAATGCAAGTACTACCAATTAGTAATAGAAGCTAAAATTGTTTGCAATCCAGAATATTAGCAATGGTGAGAAATCTGGAGTCAAAGTTTTGCAGATTTTAAAAGAAAGAGTCCAAATTATTTTGAGAACAGGGGCAATTTTTCGTTTTGGCAGCCTACACAACATGAACTAACACACATATTAGGGCTTCCAATGAGCTCTATGATGTTCTAGTTTTTTGTTGGAATCTATACCAAGGCTTGAACATTAACATTTTACTGTGCATAATATCTTCAATCCTAATGCAGTAGATCTTGGTACTGATGTCCTTGACATTCTGACTTTCTGCATCCAAGATATTGCCATTGTGCATTATCTGAAATCCCAAATAATTCAGTAATTATTTAAAGACATTCTGACTTTCTACATCCAAGATAGTGCCATTTTGCATGTCTGAAATTCCAAATAATTCAGTAATTATTTATTGATGTCTTTAAACAATTCAGTAATTATTATCTCATCGTTTATTTAGAGTGCATTTTTTTGGTTTCATATACTTTGTATTTATGAACTGTGTTATTTTTCTTATGTGGCAGGCCCTCATGGCAATGCCAGCTCCTGATTTCAACCTTTGCATGTTCTTGATTCCAGAAAGACTTGTATCCTTAAATTATAAGTAGAACCAATTTCTTATAAGAATGAAAATACACCATATATTGTTTTGGAATTTATTGATCAGGATGATGATGATGTCAAGCATAATGAGTTGAGACTTGTTATGGTAGGAGTGATTGACTGTTAAGGGCTTCTGATCATATAACTCTTTCAATGTTATTTTCCTTAACCAACCATACAGCAAATGATGGAGCCTTTTCTCACTCTGATTACCCTCTCTCACTACCTAGAGGTAAGTGAATAATACATGCACTGGTGTTTTATTGTTTGAAAATGTAGAGGATAATTATTTGAAGGATAATCTTGTTTAAAAGCGTCTGGGAAATCCTGTTTGAAGCAAGAGGTTATATTGTTTTGTCTTGCATAAGTGAAAATATTTTATGGTCTCAGACTGCAAGGTTCCGAGAGTTCTGGGATGAGGCTGCAAGGAATCGTGATATATTGGAAGTTGTTCCTGGTATAACATTGCCCTTTCTTGACAACATATCTAAGATACAATACTACATGCTGTTTAAAATAGTATGGGCAGGCTATGATTTATTGGTTATGTTACCTTTCCTGCTTTGGCTTTGTTGCCATCTCAAGTCATTTCCCCTTTGGTGAATTCACAGGATTTGAGAAGGCTATTCAGAAATATGCAATTCATGTGCTTTCCCTTACTTATCAAAAATTACCACGACATGTACTTGCAGAGGTTGGCTAGTCTGTTGTTGTATGGTATTAAATGTCAAAGAATTAATAGCTTCTGATCTTTAGAGTAATCTTCTTGCTAACATGATTTTAATATTTCACATGCCAGGCAATCAATATCGAAGGTTTATCACTAGACAAATATCTAGAGGTTCGAGTGAATGAAGATGGTTGGTCTTTAGAAAAAGGACATGGGAAGGGGCAGGTAATATTTTTTACATTGTTCACATAGCAGGGTCTATAGCTTATGTATGGTCTTGCTTGATGAGAAGATAATGTTTTCATTTCATGACAGCTTATCGTTTTTCCGGCAAATGAATATAATCATCCCGAGTTGAAGAAGAATACAGCTGACAGTATTCCTGTGGAACATGTTGCTAGACTGTTCCCAATTCTGACTTGAAGATGTCTGCCCTCCAAACTTTGCAGTTGAAGATCACATTATGTAGGATTTGCATGTTATCTATTTTGGGTTTTCTTATGGTCCTGTCATGAAAGCAGTGAATGCTTTTGGAGAAGTTTCTATGTTTTCATAAATGAATTTTGACGGTTAACAGACATTAATCAACACCTAGTATTATCAATGCGAAGTGTTTCCAAGGCATTTTAGTCATCGACGAAGCTAGAATTTGACTGAATATCTGTGAGTTCAACGGCATTGCGTTTGCTGAAATGTAGCCATAAGAGATCTTATCATCTTTGCTTTAGGGGCACATGATAATTACCAATATCTAAATGTTCTTTTCTAGAATTTGACTGAAATGTCTTAGAGGTCAACAATAATGCACTACTGAAATACAGCGGTATGATATCTTTGCTTAGAAGCATTTGATAAATGTCAAGATCTAAATATTTCTTTCTCTCATCTCATTGGTGGCGTTTATATTTCTTACTATTGATGTAGGAATGCATGCTTTGTTTGGTCACAATATGCCTATTCAACCTAACATGAACTTCGTTGTTTTTGGTTTGGCTGTTCttgattctccaaatttggaatGGGAGATCAGCTGCAGTAGCTATTTGCAAACCATGTAATATACATTTTTTCTGTGAAAATAAGTCTGGGATGACAAAGGAATTTGTAATTGAAGGCTGACAATTTGCCCAAGTGCCATTTTGACttgtagtatatcaagatgatcaAACCTAGGATTTACCCAGTCAGACCTACAGCACTTGGAACTTGGTTTGTGCTGTATTTGAAACTTTGGTTCCCCTAttcaatataatattattataggTTGCCTTAAGCATAGATTGCAAACTTGGCGAGCTGCTGAGTGCTCACGACTTTTTTATTTCCTCGAGTAATCACAGGTTTAACTTGCCAAAATTTGATGCTAAGTCTTTTGAAAAACTCGCCGAGTCTTTGATAAGTACATGGGAAAAGCAAATGTGGGGTAAACACTCCAAAAACTTCGTATTTTTGGCATTATAAGCATTGCTTTTAGTCTTCATTTTGGAGCTGTATTTTGCttaaaatttatgttttttttttgaaaattaagtgtTTTTTAAGTTACTGGTTACTCTGTGGGTCAGGAATTTTTGGCTTACCCATTACTTTCCGAGTCTGAGTTGCAACCTATGGCCTTAAGCATGGGGTCCACCACTCCATAGTTAGAAATTCGTTTATTGATGCTCACGTGGACTGAAATTAACAGCAAATTGTTATATCACCAAAATGTGGATGACATTCTCCTAACATCCTGTACTTCGCAACAAGCAGTGTACATGAAGATGCTTTAGTCCTCGTCATATTGTAAGGAATTTGCTAGTTTCTTGTACTCTTCAAAAAGCATGTACATGAAGATGCTTTACGCCTGGTCATATTGTAAGTAATTTACTCATATCATCTTGAAGTTTGCAAAAAGCAGTGTATCTGAAGATGCTGCCCTAGGCCTTGTCAtgtaaatgatttgattgacttCTACCTATTTGTCTATATTCATAATCTTGATTGTTAAGTTATAAATTTTTATCACTCAACCTTTTTGGATCCTCGAATGATTAAACACTGTAAGTGTAATCAAGTATGAAATGCTTTCATTACATTTGGTTTTATTCAACCATTTTCCAAAGCAAGGTCCAAGGATGTAATGTGTGATTAGAATATTTTATAGTTAAATCACATCATATACAAGTTAACAGAATTCATGTCTCAGTTGAACGGAAGTGTATCATTGTTATGTTAGAGTCGGGACAACAAATTTTTTATGATCTACTCGTGTTACTAAATGGAGGCTTCTTAAATTTGTAAATCTTGACATGATGTTTTGCATCTCCACGTGAACATTCTGTCAGTTGATATGGTCCACTGAAGAGAGGGAGAAGCGAGAACAGGGGGGAACAAAAACTTTTATCCCAAATCTTTTTTGCAACAGATTTGAAATTTTGCCCTTATTGAGTAGTTATTTGATGGGCTCTGACAATTCAAATTTAATGTTTGTACCACAGTTCAGCTCTATTGTAGGCCAATGCCCATATGGAATTCCATTCATAAATGCAGAATCATTCATACAGATTATTCAAAATTATAAATTCAAGGATATTTGGCAAGGGCTTCCTGGTCCTCACTAAATTCTTTTGGATGGCAATCTGCATATCACGATACAACAAAGGCATATCACGGTAAAACGAAGGATGTATAAATGTGTTAGAGACTGTAGATTTAATAATAAATTGACGTTTTTTTATTATACTTACATTTGGATACATCATCTTTGCTCTTGTTGGCCAAATAAAACACATATAAGGGAAATTCACAAACTAAGAGTCTCTATCCATCTGGCTACAATTTTTGTCCCGGTGAATTATGCATGTAATTGGCAGTAATGTCTCACTTCTATTGGCTACTTGGGTACTTGATCTTCTCTCGGATGATGATCTCCTATACCTAAACAATCATATAGCTCTTTATAATGACGATAG contains the following coding sequences:
- the LOC131056072 gene encoding eukaryotic translation initiation factor 3 subunit K, with product MDRENEMQKQQQQTTSFTVEQLVALNPYNPDILPDLEAYVQEQVLSNTYSLDANLCLLRLYQFEPARLSIQIVARILVKALMAMPAPDFNLCMFLIPERLQMMEPFLTLITLSHYLETARFREFWDEAARNRDILEVVPGFEKAIQKYAIHVLSLTYQKLPRHVLAEAINIEGLSLDKYLEVRVNEDGWSLEKGHGKGQLIVFPANEYNHPELKKNTADSIPVEHVARLFPILT